A stretch of the Leptospiraceae bacterium genome encodes the following:
- a CDS encoding TonB-dependent receptor, translating to MRYLLLFVFLFTHSFAQASKKVYYKTFNAIDADNAKFNELLQKKFIQKMESMGYQIVELDKDTKTNLRTAKDGDLYLEGFYETSKRINPSIYIQIYDPAKGYLVDALSLEDLSLEGVVLDESEIKETQEERINNLISRLENKIRANPQKKEMQSNIETELLSKDVSQNRDFILKPKTLDQEVKEVFKLFEEQEVVTATRSKTKLKDAPAAIYVITAEQIRQRGYRTLSDALHDLPGFDFQHNYGIYPEIVMQRGLVGEPNRTLVYIDGIPNNNINDGYAAQGSIRFPLANVERIEVVSGPASSLYGANAFNGIINVITKDGESSPGNHVQVMYGSYESNFRNVGRSVDFSSRGSIKGTDKESIYTYSLAAYYYQTEGPNMGGISDLRRAEKNPYKTLDKYNASYAFEYEACGQMCFPDTSSIGYGWSKTYNNSPEKTYNVTARFNMGNLRFETINWQYLQGEGTFASGFEQLDTKERGLETNNYDLRNNARRLGVIMGISTPQGLGGSNWDFSSNTVAVGYLREFSEKLSLDSEMLIRTSAVLNTSHEYVPTKGYDSPEVYYTPQNWDVVKGYSREDYSYQAEEKLQYTHNRNYNTIVGVGIRYDMPQKDYGSVEKYKYTNYSAYIQQYIQPVDKIAITLGYRYDDNTVYSSTRNPRIGIVYKPSDDLTLKFLVGSGFRAPTTKELFSGTTSRKPNPDLQPEKLQSYEMGIGYRFMKKSYFTAQAFYNKVSHLILLTNTTDTVPINGVDPRNGTWYQNQNLGIARIYGTEISNNSEVTKKLVLNTNYTYNKGEYTNLPASLTSSPSTKGFFGDDPVFDFYNEVYQKLTVSPTSSSGNKTVPSTGPMPNIATHKANVGLTYMILIDFSIYLGLSYVDVRRNIGTSPQRTTPGYKFFKVNLRKDNFLYQNMYLSLLINNATNEQFFDPGIRSASGGYYPTMHPLERRNLWFTLGYKF from the coding sequence ATCTATTATTATTCGTTTTTTTATTTACTCATTCTTTTGCACAGGCTTCTAAGAAAGTTTATTATAAAACATTTAATGCAATAGATGCAGATAATGCGAAATTTAATGAGCTTTTGCAGAAGAAGTTCATCCAAAAAATGGAGAGTATGGGCTATCAAATAGTAGAGCTGGATAAAGATACAAAGACGAATCTACGAACTGCTAAGGATGGAGACTTATACCTCGAAGGCTTTTATGAAACTTCTAAGAGAATCAATCCTTCAATTTATATACAGATTTATGACCCGGCTAAAGGTTATCTCGTGGACGCACTTTCCTTAGAAGACCTTTCTCTGGAAGGAGTCGTTTTAGATGAGAGTGAAATTAAAGAAACGCAGGAGGAACGTATAAACAATTTGATAAGCAGATTGGAGAACAAAATTCGAGCGAATCCTCAGAAAAAAGAAATGCAGAGCAATATTGAAACGGAACTTTTATCTAAAGATGTCAGTCAAAATAGAGATTTTATATTAAAACCCAAAACCCTGGATCAGGAAGTGAAAGAAGTTTTTAAACTTTTTGAAGAACAGGAAGTCGTAACGGCTACACGGAGTAAAACCAAGTTAAAGGATGCTCCGGCTGCTATTTATGTAATCACAGCAGAGCAAATTCGTCAAAGAGGATACCGTACATTGAGTGATGCTCTGCATGATCTTCCCGGATTTGACTTTCAACATAACTACGGGATATATCCGGAAATCGTAATGCAGAGAGGTCTTGTGGGAGAACCCAACCGAACCCTTGTCTATATCGATGGAATCCCGAATAATAATATTAACGATGGATATGCCGCCCAGGGAAGCATACGTTTCCCGCTCGCAAATGTGGAACGAATCGAAGTTGTGTCCGGCCCGGCTTCATCTCTTTATGGTGCTAATGCTTTTAATGGGATTATTAACGTAATTACAAAAGATGGTGAATCTTCTCCGGGCAACCATGTGCAGGTAATGTATGGTTCTTATGAATCCAATTTTAGAAATGTGGGTAGATCTGTAGATTTTTCATCTCGTGGAAGCATTAAGGGAACAGACAAGGAGTCTATCTATACTTATTCTCTTGCTGCTTATTACTATCAGACAGAAGGCCCCAATATGGGAGGAATAAGCGACCTACGTAGAGCGGAAAAAAATCCTTACAAAACATTAGATAAATATAATGCAAGCTATGCCTTTGAATACGAGGCCTGCGGTCAGATGTGTTTTCCGGATACTTCTTCTATAGGCTATGGTTGGTCTAAAACCTATAATAACTCCCCGGAAAAAACCTATAATGTAACTGCCAGATTCAATATGGGGAATCTTAGGTTTGAAACCATCAACTGGCAGTATCTACAGGGAGAGGGAACTTTTGCCAGCGGTTTTGAACAGTTGGATACGAAAGAGAGAGGTTTAGAAACCAACAACTACGATTTACGAAACAATGCAAGAAGACTCGGAGTTATAATGGGCATCAGTACTCCCCAGGGACTCGGCGGAAGTAACTGGGATTTTTCCAGTAATACAGTGGCGGTTGGTTATTTACGTGAGTTTTCAGAAAAGCTGAGTTTGGATAGTGAGATGCTGATTCGAACTTCCGCGGTTTTAAATACCAGTCATGAATATGTGCCAACGAAAGGTTATGATTCACCGGAAGTATACTATACTCCTCAGAACTGGGATGTGGTGAAAGGCTATTCACGGGAAGACTATAGTTATCAGGCAGAAGAAAAACTACAGTATACCCATAATCGAAATTATAATACGATAGTAGGAGTAGGTATTCGCTATGATATGCCACAAAAAGACTATGGAAGTGTTGAGAAGTATAAGTATACCAACTACTCAGCTTATATACAGCAGTATATTCAACCGGTAGATAAGATTGCCATTACATTAGGATATCGTTATGATGATAATACTGTGTATAGCTCGACAAGAAACCCTCGAATCGGAATTGTATATAAACCCAGTGATGATTTAACCCTAAAGTTTTTGGTGGGAAGTGGTTTTCGGGCACCAACTACAAAAGAACTTTTTTCCGGGACAACCTCGCGAAAACCTAATCCGGATTTACAACCGGAAAAGCTACAATCTTATGAAATGGGAATTGGTTATCGCTTTATGAAGAAATCCTATTTTACAGCTCAGGCTTTTTATAACAAGGTTTCTCATTTGATACTTTTAACAAATACAACAGATACCGTTCCTATCAATGGAGTTGATCCGAGAAATGGGACCTGGTATCAAAACCAAAATTTAGGTATTGCGAGGATTTATGGAACGGAAATCAGTAACAATTCCGAGGTTACAAAAAAACTGGTCTTGAATACGAATTATACCTATAATAAGGGTGAGTATACCAATTTACCTGCGAGCTTAACTTCTTCACCCAGTACGAAAGGCTTTTTTGGAGATGATCCTGTATTTGATTTTTATAATGAAGTATATCAGAAATTAACCGTTTCACCTACATCGAGTTCGGGAAATAAAACGGTTCCTTCTACAGGGCCCATGCCGAATATTGCTACTCATAAAGCTAATGTAGGATTAACTTATATGATCTTAATAGATTTTTCCATTTACCTCGGATTGAGTTATGTAGATGTTAGAAGGAATATAGGAACGAGTCCGCAAAGAACAACTCCGGGTTATAAGTTTTTTAAAGTCAATCTTCGTAAGGATAATTTTTTATACCAGAATATGTATCTATCCCTACTGATTAACAATGCTACGAATGAGCAGTTTTTTGATCCGGGAATTCGTTCTGCGAGCGGGGGCTACTATCCAACCATGCACCCCCTCGAAAGGCGAAATCTCTGGTTTACTCTCGGTTATAAGTTTTAA
- a CDS encoding cupin domain-containing protein, translating to MNKLKLVLSFVFFSIPLLLLSECKSTEAIPSRPDENPVERMHMNDVNVQSLVFYNKSKADYKLLLDKNEISVALFLLKKGEEIPLHFHKVNKAVYIYEGKLNTLSKNKLTELSKGDSMFIPARTVSKLSNSTKEVAKVLFFFPTGYFKDLEFSSPSADIQDTQGNQIQILKEKDVPWENWAGKLPLNALPTPLAWKTIIDNDSMVMGITKIDPGHDVDSHFHKPTQIVIFSDGEGKTHIAKGEYKEIVKDSYIYPPSYSMHHSINTNKTKPLMEVYFFPTGPFEKIKYLGKGEKYW from the coding sequence ATGAATAAATTAAAACTTGTATTAAGCTTTGTATTTTTCAGCATTCCTCTTTTATTATTGTCTGAATGTAAGAGTACGGAAGCGATTCCATCCCGTCCGGATGAAAACCCGGTTGAAAGGATGCACATGAACGATGTAAATGTTCAATCTCTGGTATTCTACAATAAATCCAAAGCGGATTATAAATTGCTTTTGGATAAAAATGAAATCAGCGTGGCGCTCTTTCTACTAAAAAAAGGCGAAGAGATACCTCTACACTTTCATAAGGTAAATAAAGCCGTTTATATATACGAAGGTAAGCTCAATACCTTATCCAAAAATAAATTAACTGAGTTAAGCAAGGGTGATTCGATGTTCATTCCGGCAAGGACTGTAAGCAAGCTGAGCAACTCGACCAAAGAAGTCGCAAAAGTTCTCTTCTTTTTTCCTACCGGCTATTTTAAGGATTTAGAATTCTCTTCACCTTCTGCTGATATTCAGGATACGCAGGGGAATCAAATTCAAATTTTAAAAGAAAAAGATGTACCCTGGGAAAACTGGGCCGGGAAACTTCCCTTAAATGCTTTACCCACACCACTTGCCTGGAAAACCATTATTGATAACGATTCAATGGTTATGGGGATTACAAAAATCGATCCCGGTCATGATGTAGATAGTCATTTTCATAAACCAACACAGATTGTTATTTTTTCCGATGGAGAAGGAAAAACACATATTGCAAAAGGAGAATATAAGGAAATTGTAAAAGATAGTTATATATATCCTCCTTCTTATTCCATGCACCACTCTATTAATACAAACAAGACAAAACCCCTGATGGAAGTGTATTTTTTTCCCACAGGCCCTTTTGAGAAAATTAAGTATTTAGGAAAAGGAGAGAAATACTGGTAA
- a CDS encoding acetyl-CoA hydrolase/transferase family protein — MSYKDWRNKAVSPEEAMKHLKSNDRIFVHGASATPTPLLDAMVKRTDLENVKLYHLHLAGEIKFVEPQYTKNFYSVSLFTGPAMRKPIQEGRADFMPIFLSAIPRLFISGQIPLDVAFLQLSPPDKHGNCTLGTSIDTAKAAADTAKIIIAEINEQMPRTHGNSVVQFDKITAFIHTNRPILEHPPAEETDVEASIGQIVADLVEDGSTLQMGIGGIPDAVLSRLKNKVDLGIHTEMFSDRVVDLYEAGAITNRLKKVHPSRIVTSFAAGTRKLLDFIDDNPGVEFHPCDRTNDTHIIRENDKVVAINSAIEVDLTGQVCADSIGHRIFSGIGGQMDFIRGAALSKGGKPILALPATAAGGKVSRIVPELNAGAGVVTTRGHVHWLVTEFGAVNLFGKTLRERAEALISIAHPDFRAELKKKVNGIRYFNL, encoded by the coding sequence ATGAGTTATAAAGATTGGAGAAATAAAGCAGTAAGCCCGGAAGAGGCAATGAAGCACTTAAAAAGCAATGATAGAATTTTTGTCCACGGGGCTTCTGCTACTCCTACTCCGCTCCTCGATGCAATGGTAAAACGAACTGATTTAGAGAATGTCAAATTATACCACTTACATCTTGCGGGTGAGATAAAGTTTGTAGAACCACAGTATACAAAAAACTTTTATTCCGTGTCCCTGTTTACCGGGCCTGCCATGAGAAAACCGATCCAGGAAGGTAGAGCAGACTTCATGCCTATTTTTCTTTCGGCAATTCCCCGTCTTTTCATTTCCGGCCAGATCCCTCTTGATGTAGCTTTCCTTCAGCTATCCCCTCCGGATAAGCACGGAAACTGTACCTTAGGAACATCGATTGATACGGCTAAAGCTGCGGCTGATACAGCAAAAATCATTATTGCTGAAATCAATGAGCAAATGCCCAGAACACACGGAAACAGCGTAGTTCAGTTTGATAAAATAACCGCATTCATTCATACGAATCGTCCTATTCTGGAACATCCTCCGGCAGAAGAAACAGATGTGGAGGCCAGTATAGGTCAAATTGTAGCTGATCTTGTGGAAGATGGTTCTACCCTTCAAATGGGTATCGGTGGAATTCCGGATGCGGTTCTAAGTCGTTTAAAAAACAAAGTAGATCTCGGAATTCATACTGAAATGTTTTCTGACAGGGTCGTGGATCTGTATGAAGCCGGTGCTATTACTAACCGTTTGAAAAAAGTTCACCCCTCTCGGATTGTTACCAGCTTTGCTGCCGGAACTCGGAAGTTACTTGATTTTATCGATGATAATCCGGGTGTTGAATTTCACCCCTGCGACAGAACAAATGATACCCATATCATTCGTGAAAACGATAAGGTGGTGGCCATTAACTCGGCAATCGAAGTAGACTTAACCGGTCAGGTCTGTGCGGATTCTATCGGACACAGGATTTTTTCCGGAATTGGCGGTCAGATGGACTTTATCCGTGGAGCCGCTCTTTCAAAAGGAGGAAAACCTATCCTGGCTCTTCCGGCAACAGCAGCCGGTGGAAAAGTATCCCGCATTGTTCCTGAGTTAAATGCAGGTGCCGGTGTTGTAACAACAAGAGGTCACGTTCACTGGCTTGTAACTGAATTTGGTGCGGTGAATCTTTTTGGAAAAACCCTGCGTGAAAGAGCTGAAGCCCTTATTTCCATCGCTCACCCCGACTTCAGAGCTGAACTCAAAAAGAAAGTAAACGGAATCAGGTATTTTAACCTGTAG
- a CDS encoding hydrogen peroxide-inducible genes activator, producing MTLVQLKYAVVLDKIKNFAQAAQVLYIAQPTLSLQIQKLEKELGIQIFDRTTNPISVTAEGKELIKQAKIVLQEAEKLEYMFKEGNGVLSGEIQLGIIPTISSSLLVKLLPVLQEKYTNLKVKIYELPTAQIIQKLESKELDIGILATPLHNKKIIEKPIYYEPFLIYLPPSFKTKKDKISLEELEGYEMILLGDEHCFRGQTLKLCRQSGFGNIEAGSFETIKKLVDKDLGVTLLPFFEEVNFQERLREIKGNIPAREVSFVTSQFFYKNEVLQALKKEILQIIPKEYHSGRSFQIIGVDSV from the coding sequence ATGACTCTTGTTCAGTTGAAATATGCAGTAGTTTTAGATAAGATAAAAAACTTTGCCCAGGCAGCTCAAGTACTTTATATTGCACAACCAACTCTGAGTTTGCAGATACAAAAGTTAGAGAAAGAATTAGGCATACAAATCTTTGATAGGACTACAAACCCTATTTCTGTTACAGCAGAGGGAAAAGAATTAATCAAACAGGCAAAAATTGTTTTACAGGAAGCAGAAAAATTAGAGTACATGTTCAAGGAAGGTAATGGAGTTTTATCAGGAGAAATTCAGCTTGGGATTATCCCTACCATCTCCAGTTCTTTACTGGTAAAGCTTCTTCCTGTTCTACAGGAAAAGTATACCAATTTAAAAGTAAAAATATACGAATTACCCACTGCCCAGATTATACAGAAACTTGAAAGTAAGGAACTCGATATTGGAATTTTAGCAACACCCTTGCATAATAAAAAAATAATAGAAAAACCTATTTACTACGAGCCTTTTTTAATCTATTTGCCTCCTTCTTTTAAAACCAAAAAAGATAAGATTTCTCTCGAAGAACTTGAAGGTTATGAGATGATTTTATTGGGAGATGAACATTGTTTTCGGGGACAAACTTTAAAACTATGTCGACAATCCGGTTTTGGTAATATAGAAGCCGGAAGTTTTGAAACCATAAAAAAGCTGGTAGATAAAGATCTGGGTGTAACCTTACTTCCCTTTTTTGAAGAGGTAAACTTTCAAGAAAGGCTCAGAGAAATCAAAGGAAATATTCCGGCAAGAGAAGTAAGCTTTGTTACCAGCCAATTTTTCTATAAAAATGAAGTTTTACAGGCTCTAAAAAAGGAAATTTTACAGATCATTCCGAAAGAATACCATTCCGGGAGAAGCTTTCAGATTATTGGAGTGGATTCAGTCTGA
- a CDS encoding DUF3365 domain-containing protein → MFHWLNILIWLVLTTSLFFCKGSNPDTAKLKEASSSIFSELQADLQKRLKESIEKGGIVSAIETCKTASPEIEAEFSKKYNVKIKRVSEKNRNPEHSPDAWEKTIFTEWNKAIAAGNSPFIATFSDSKVFRLMQPIKINNALCLQCHGTVESIKPDVLKKIQDLYPEDKATGYQLEELRGAFTIQWELK, encoded by the coding sequence ATGTTTCATTGGTTAAATATCCTTATCTGGCTCGTACTTACAACGAGCCTTTTTTTTTGTAAAGGCTCCAATCCCGATACAGCAAAGTTAAAAGAAGCTTCCTCATCTATCTTTTCTGAATTGCAGGCAGATTTGCAAAAGCGTTTAAAAGAAAGCATTGAAAAAGGTGGTATTGTTTCAGCAATTGAAACCTGTAAAACGGCTTCTCCTGAAATAGAGGCAGAGTTCTCAAAAAAATATAATGTGAAAATAAAGCGGGTTAGTGAAAAGAATCGTAACCCGGAACATTCGCCGGATGCCTGGGAGAAAACGATTTTTACAGAGTGGAATAAAGCGATTGCTGCCGGTAATTCTCCGTTTATTGCCACTTTTTCTGATAGCAAAGTATTCAGATTAATGCAACCTATTAAGATTAATAATGCACTTTGCTTGCAATGCCACGGAACTGTAGAATCGATAAAGCCCGATGTTTTGAAAAAAATTCAGGACTTATATCCGGAAGATAAGGCTACCGGCTATCAATTAGAAGAGTTGAGAGGAGCTTTTACAATTCAATGGGAGCTTAAGTAG
- a CDS encoding rhodanese-like domain-containing protein — MNIITLVLLGLVLAVLVFKFIGARLMVDQRLVKAKIEEGALILDVRTPGEYSSGHYPGAINIPLDQIGRRINELGDKTRPIVVYCLSGARSYSARSILMAQGFRDVVNGGGIGMMPR; from the coding sequence ATGAACATAATTACTCTGGTACTGCTCGGCCTCGTTCTGGCTGTACTCGTTTTTAAATTTATAGGAGCACGACTTATGGTAGACCAAAGACTGGTAAAAGCTAAAATAGAAGAAGGAGCCCTGATTCTTGACGTAAGGACTCCGGGTGAGTATTCTTCCGGACATTATCCCGGTGCGATTAATATTCCTCTCGATCAGATAGGTCGCCGGATTAATGAGTTAGGGGATAAAACAAGACCCATCGTGGTTTACTGTCTTTCCGGTGCCAGAAGCTACAGCGCAAGATCCATTCTCATGGCTCAGGGTTTTCGTGATGTGGTGAATGGTGGTGGCATCGGAATGATGCCGAGGTAA